A genome region from bacterium Unc6 includes the following:
- a CDS encoding formate--tetrahydrofolate ligase (catalyzes the formation of 10-formyltetrahydrofolate from formate and tetrahydrofolate), giving the protein MSKIPSDLEIAQSAKIEPITKIAEKIGIKEDELELYGKFKAKVILEILEKIKNRPQAKYIVVTAITPTPLGEGKTVTTIGLSLGLAKIGKKIITCIRQPSLGPVFGIKGGAAGGGYSQVLPVEDFNLHLTGDVHAVSLAHNLCAAFLDNALLKRTINIDPLSITWRRVVDVSDRALRNIVIGLGGKEDGVPRESGFDISAASEIMAILALTTDLKDLRKRLGKIVLASTYDGKPVTAEDIKVAGAMTALLKDAIKPNLMQTTEHTAAFVHAGSFANIAHGNSSIIADKIAVRLSDFVVTEAGFGADMGAEKFFNIKCRQSNLVPNATVVVCSVRALKMHSGKFKVVAGKPLDPGLTKENLPAIEEGICNLEKQIENMRLFKVPVVVAINRFTTDTDKEIALIRKKAIDAGADDAVVSDVWEKGGEGGKDLAQAVVKATDKPNKFRFLYPLNISIKEKIKAIATEIYGAAKVEYSPIAEKKIKQYTEWGFDRVPVCMAKTHLSLSHDPERKGRPTGYTLPVRDIRASVGAGFLYPLCGTMRTMPGLPTEPCGERVDIDKKGKIVGLF; this is encoded by the coding sequence ATGTCAAAGATACCAAGCGACTTGGAAATCGCGCAGTCTGCGAAGATTGAACCAATTACAAAAATAGCAGAAAAAATCGGGATTAAAGAGGATGAACTTGAACTTTATGGAAAGTTCAAAGCAAAGGTTATTCTTGAAATTCTTGAAAAAATAAAGAACAGACCACAGGCAAAATATATTGTTGTAACCGCAATAACACCAACACCGTTGGGTGAGGGGAAAACTGTTACAACCATAGGTCTTTCATTGGGGCTTGCGAAAATAGGTAAAAAGATAATAACCTGTATAAGGCAGCCTTCACTGGGGCCTGTATTTGGCATAAAAGGTGGCGCAGCAGGCGGAGGATATTCACAGGTTCTTCCAGTGGAGGACTTCAATCTTCATCTTACGGGAGATGTGCATGCGGTATCTCTTGCGCATAACCTTTGTGCGGCATTTCTTGACAATGCACTTCTTAAAAGAACAATAAATATAGACCCTTTAAGTATCACCTGGAGAAGGGTCGTAGATGTAAGCGACAGGGCGCTGCGGAATATCGTAATAGGACTCGGTGGAAAAGAAGATGGAGTTCCCAGGGAGTCAGGTTTTGATATATCTGCTGCAAGCGAGATAATGGCCATACTTGCTCTTACAACAGACTTAAAAGATTTAAGAAAACGATTGGGGAAGATTGTACTTGCTTCCACATACGATGGAAAACCCGTAACAGCAGAAGATATAAAGGTTGCGGGTGCTATGACAGCTCTGTTAAAGGATGCTATAAAACCAAACCTTATGCAGACAACAGAACATACCGCCGCATTTGTCCATGCAGGATCTTTTGCAAATATTGCACATGGAAACTCATCTATTATTGCAGATAAGATAGCGGTTCGTCTTTCTGATTTTGTTGTAACAGAGGCAGGTTTTGGTGCGGATATGGGTGCAGAGAAATTTTTTAATATAAAATGCAGACAGAGCAATCTTGTTCCAAATGCAACGGTTGTTGTATGTTCAGTAAGGGCGCTGAAGATGCACTCAGGAAAGTTCAAGGTTGTGGCAGGAAAACCGCTTGACCCGGGTTTGACAAAAGAAAATCTTCCGGCAATAGAAGAAGGTATATGTAACCTTGAAAAACAGATAGAAAATATGAGGCTTTTTAAGGTGCCTGTTGTTGTAGCAATAAACAGGTTCACAACCGATACAGATAAAGAGATTGCTCTTATAAGAAAAAAAGCAATTGATGCCGGGGCGGATGATGCTGTTGTAAGTGATGTATGGGAAAAAGGCGGAGAAGGTGGAAAAGACCTTGCACAGGCAGTCGTAAAAGCAACAGATAAACCGAACAAGTTCAGGTTCTTATATCCGCTTAATATTTCTATAAAAGAAAAAATTAAAGCGATTGCCACTGAAATATATGGTGCAGCAAAGGTTGAATATTCGCCGATTGCAGAGAAAAAGATAAAGCAGTACACAGAATGGGGATTTGATAGAGTGCCTGTATGCATGGCAAAGACACATCTTTCACTTTCACACGACCCTGAACGGAAGGGAAGACCTACGGGCTATACATTACCTGTAAGAGATATCAGGGCATCAGTAGGTGCTGGTTTTCTATATCCTCTTTGCGGGACAATGAGAACAATGCCGGGACTTCCTACAGAACCCTGCGGTGAAAGGGTTGATATTGATAAGAAAGGAAAAATAGTGGGACTGTTTTAA
- a CDS encoding 6-carboxytetrahydropterin synthase QueD, protein MPFQICIYETFSGAHNLREYQGECEKLHGHNWKVEVSVTGILNRLGMVIDFTVLRDSLKSILSKIDHTYLNEIPYFKKNNPTSENITKYIAQELKKDKDLKKIKIISIKVWEKDTAAATYIL, encoded by the coding sequence ATGCCGTTTCAGATTTGCATATATGAGACATTCAGTGGCGCCCATAATTTAAGAGAATATCAGGGCGAATGCGAAAAACTCCACGGGCATAACTGGAAGGTTGAGGTTAGCGTAACAGGAATCCTAAACAGATTAGGTATGGTTATTGATTTTACGGTTTTAAGAGATTCTTTGAAGAGTATATTATCAAAAATTGACCATACATACCTTAATGAAATTCCATACTTTAAAAAAAACAACCCAACATCAGAAAATATTACAAAATATATTGCACAGGAGTTAAAAAAAGATAAAGATTTAAAAAAAATTAAGATAATAAGTATAAAGGTTTGGGAAAAGGATACAGCAGCAGCAACATATATATTGTGA
- a CDS encoding glutamate racemase, translated as MVSPGRLPIGVFDSGLGGLTVVKQIRKILPRESIIYFGDTARVPYGTKSNDTILRFSIENVLFFLKHKVKIIIIACNTSSSVALSTLEKYFSVPIMGVIEPGAKIAAKKTRNKRIGVIGTQTTIKSQSYQKHLIKLDSGLKVFSKACPLFVPLVEEGRTGGKIVEDIAREYLRGLIDKNIDTLILGCTHYPILESTISKILGKKIYIVNSASVCASSVKDYLEKNKILSPNNKGFLKCYVSDDPEGFEKIGTKILGEKITAIITL; from the coding sequence ATGGTTTCTCCAGGCAGGCTTCCCATAGGCGTTTTTGACTCAGGGCTCGGTGGGCTTACAGTTGTTAAGCAGATAAGAAAAATCCTCCCCCGTGAGTCTATAATATATTTCGGGGATACGGCAAGGGTTCCTTACGGCACAAAGTCAAATGATACCATACTTCGTTTTTCAATAGAAAATGTGTTGTTTTTTTTAAAACATAAAGTAAAAATAATAATCATTGCCTGCAATACTTCTTCAAGTGTGGCACTTTCAACACTGGAAAAATACTTTTCTGTTCCTATTATGGGTGTGATTGAACCGGGTGCAAAAATTGCGGCAAAGAAAACAAGAAATAAAAGAATAGGTGTCATAGGCACACAGACAACAATTAAGAGCCAGTCATATCAAAAGCATCTCATTAAGTTAGATTCAGGTTTAAAAGTTTTTAGTAAAGCCTGTCCTTTATTTGTCCCGCTGGTTGAAGAAGGAAGAACAGGAGGAAAGATTGTTGAAGATATTGCAAGAGAGTATTTAAGGGGTTTAATTGATAAAAACATAGATACACTTATTTTAGGTTGTACGCATTATCCAATTCTTGAAAGCACTATAAGTAAGATTCTGGGTAAAAAAATTTATATCGTAAATTCAGCCTCCGTCTGTGCAAGTTCTGTCAAAGATTACCTTGAAAAAAATAAGATTTTAAGTCCAAACAATAAAGGTTTCCTTAAATGTTATGTAAGTGATGACCCTGAAGGTTTTGAAAAGATTGGAACAAAGATTCTTGGAGAAAAAATAACAGCAATAATAACCTTGTAG
- a CDS encoding HflC protein, giving the protein MRKLMITVIIVVAAMFMLGQTIFTIDEAEQAIILQFGEYIRTIKEPGINFKVPFIQTVSRMERRILFADAPATEFITLDKERLLVDSYSRWRIVVPLRFYESVRDEHGARLRLNSIAISRLREEIARHNLWDIISVERKPIMETVGRHVDEVARREFGIEVIDVRMRRADLPEGVEEAVFARMRAERDRMAKEARAEGAQEAMKIRASADREVVVLLAEAERAALILRGEGEAGAASIYAEAFGQAPEFYAFLRTLEAYEKFLVGETTLVLGSNSELFRFLVSPQPRE; this is encoded by the coding sequence ATGAGAAAATTAATGATAACCGTAATAATCGTAGTGGCGGCCATGTTCATGTTAGGTCAGACCATATTTACGATAGACGAGGCTGAGCAGGCGATCATTCTGCAATTTGGGGAATATATAAGGACGATCAAGGAACCAGGGATAAACTTCAAAGTCCCTTTCATTCAAACAGTATCCCGCATGGAAAGAAGGATATTGTTTGCTGATGCCCCGGCGACGGAGTTCATTACCCTGGACAAAGAGAGGCTGCTGGTGGATAGTTACAGCCGGTGGCGGATTGTAGTTCCGCTCCGATTTTACGAGTCGGTAAGAGATGAACATGGGGCCAGGCTCAGGTTAAATAGCATTGCTATCTCCAGATTACGGGAGGAGATTGCTCGACACAACCTCTGGGACATAATTAGCGTCGAGAGGAAGCCGATTATGGAGACCGTAGGCCGACATGTAGATGAGGTTGCTCGCCGTGAGTTTGGTATCGAGGTAATAGACGTCCGGATGAGAAGGGCCGACCTCCCTGAAGGGGTAGAAGAGGCTGTTTTTGCCCGGATGAGAGCGGAGCGAGACCGGATGGCCAAGGAGGCTCGTGCTGAAGGGGCACAGGAGGCCATGAAAATCAGGGCCAGCGCAGATAGAGAGGTAGTGGTTCTACTGGCCGAGGCTGAGAGGGCTGCCCTGATCCTCAGGGGAGAGGGAGAAGCTGGGGCCGCCAGCATCTATGCCGAAGCCTTTGGGCAAGCCCCTGAGTTCTACGCCTTTCTGAGGACACTGGAGGCATACGAGAAATTCCTTGTTGGGGAAACTACCCTGGTGTTGGGATCTAACTCCGAGCTCTTCAGATTCCTGGTGAGTCCGCAGCCCAGGGAATGA
- a CDS encoding HflK protein gives MNGGLGGGAGSQMPWEDIWQEIVGWMGGEKKGKPVKIGPIIWLVIGVVVAIWLASGIYTVGPAEVGVVRQFGKFVSQTDPGLKYRLPWPIQSHNVVNVLAVRRAEIGFRTVERPGRPPRHARMPLESLMLTGDRNIADVQVLVLYQVKDAPTYLFRTEGPEEALRVNTEVALRSVIGNMDIDHAMTVGRPDVEAGTWEFLQSLLDAHLTGLHVIRVELQVVDPPEEVREAFYDVVRAKADRERLQREAEGYARDIVPRARGEAAAKTHAATAFRDERIALAEGDTARFLKILAEYQMAPAVTRQRLYLETIERVLAGTEKIIIDPAVGGNLMPFLPLRDLGGEQ, from the coding sequence GTGAACGGAGGATTAGGAGGAGGAGCAGGAAGCCAGATGCCATGGGAGGATATCTGGCAGGAGATAGTCGGGTGGATGGGTGGTGAGAAGAAGGGCAAGCCGGTGAAGATAGGGCCAATAATATGGCTCGTAATAGGGGTTGTGGTGGCAATCTGGCTGGCAAGTGGAATCTACACGGTTGGGCCCGCCGAAGTGGGGGTGGTGAGGCAATTCGGGAAATTTGTATCCCAAACTGACCCCGGGTTGAAATATCGCCTGCCCTGGCCAATTCAGAGCCATAATGTGGTGAATGTGCTTGCGGTAAGGAGGGCCGAGATCGGCTTTCGGACGGTAGAGAGGCCGGGGAGACCGCCGAGACACGCGCGAATGCCATTGGAATCGCTGATGCTCACCGGGGATAGGAATATCGCTGATGTCCAGGTTTTGGTGCTTTATCAGGTGAAGGATGCACCTACCTATCTATTCCGGACTGAAGGTCCCGAGGAGGCTCTGCGCGTAAATACTGAGGTCGCCCTGCGCAGTGTTATCGGGAACATGGATATTGATCATGCGATGACCGTGGGTCGCCCTGATGTAGAAGCAGGAACCTGGGAGTTTCTGCAGTCTCTGCTGGATGCTCATCTGACGGGACTGCATGTAATTAGAGTGGAACTACAGGTAGTGGACCCGCCAGAAGAAGTCAGGGAAGCCTTCTACGATGTGGTCCGGGCTAAGGCAGATAGGGAAAGGCTTCAGAGAGAGGCTGAAGGGTACGCCCGGGATATAGTTCCCCGAGCCAGGGGAGAGGCGGCAGCGAAAACACACGCCGCCACTGCCTTTAGGGACGAAAGGATAGCGCTGGCTGAGGGTGATACAGCGCGGTTTCTCAAAATTCTTGCGGAGTACCAGATGGCACCGGCAGTGACCCGACAGAGGCTATACCTGGAGACGATAGAACGGGTTCTTGCCGGAACCGAGAAAATCATTATCGATCCCGCAGTCGGCGGCAACCTGATGCCGTTTCTGCCACTGAGGGACCTGGGGGGTGAACAATGA
- a CDS encoding SsrA-binding protein, producing the protein MEERAVATNKKAYYTYLILQKWEAGISLKGSEVKSIRQGDVEISDAYARADSSGIVLFNMHIAPYTSGALEKIDPKRPRRLLLHNYEVKKIIGYLTQKGCTLVPLKVYFKKGFTKIEIALCKGKRIFDKREKIKKRQIERETREAKRQ; encoded by the coding sequence GTGGAAGAAAGAGCAGTTGCAACCAACAAGAAGGCATATTATACTTATCTGATACTCCAGAAATGGGAAGCGGGAATATCATTAAAAGGAAGCGAGGTAAAATCAATAAGGCAGGGTGATGTTGAAATAAGCGATGCATATGCAAGGGCTGATTCATCAGGTATTGTGCTTTTTAATATGCATATAGCACCCTATACATCTGGTGCACTTGAGAAGATTGACCCCAAAAGGCCCAGGAGGCTCCTTTTACATAATTACGAGGTTAAAAAAATTATCGGATATCTTACGCAGAAAGGTTGTACACTTGTCCCTTTAAAGGTGTATTTTAAAAAAGGATTTACAAAAATTGAGATTGCATTATGCAAGGGAAAACGTATCTTTGACAAAAGAGAAAAAATTAAAAAACGTCAGATAGAAAGAGAAACAAGAGAGGCAAAAAGACAGTAG
- a CDS encoding adenylosuccinate synthase: MGKVWVVVGSQWGDEGKGKIIDILARDMDCIVRYQGGNNAGHTVIIDDQEFILHLIPSGVLHKGKQCVIGNGVVIDPEALFSEMEMLTKRGIDVDSNIKISYQSHIIFPYHKILDHVKEKYSGREKIGTTGRGIGPCYTDKIARCGIRAIDIVNEGVLYQKLKFNINEKNQVLQKIYNEPLLKFEEIFEKYLTYGRKIKKYLCDVTYLLSEAVANGKNILFEGAQGTFLDIDFGTYPFVTSSNSSAGGACTGSGIGPTKIDKVIGVAKAYTTRVGEGPFPTEFTEDMMAKVRSRGKEFGATTGRPRRCGWFDAVIVRYSALVNGLDSIAITKLDVLDTQENIRICTGYMYNGKVYEEYPSDIEILQNCQPLYEDHSGWQEDTTHITSYDELPLNARKYLRRLSELVKTPIAIITVGPERGQTIVSTGK; this comes from the coding sequence ATGGGAAAAGTCTGGGTAGTTGTTGGTTCACAGTGGGGTGATGAAGGGAAGGGTAAAATTATTGATATCCTTGCAAGGGACATGGACTGTATTGTAAGGTATCAGGGTGGAAACAATGCAGGGCATACGGTAATTATAGATGACCAGGAGTTTATTCTTCACCTTATCCCATCTGGTGTGTTACACAAGGGAAAACAGTGTGTGATCGGAAACGGTGTTGTAATTGATCCGGAAGCACTTTTTTCAGAAATGGAAATGTTAACGAAAAGAGGGATTGATGTTGACAGTAATATTAAGATAAGCTATCAGTCCCACATCATATTCCCATACCATAAAATTCTTGACCATGTAAAAGAAAAATACTCAGGCAGAGAAAAAATCGGAACAACAGGAAGAGGAATCGGTCCGTGTTACACGGATAAAATAGCAAGATGCGGAATAAGAGCGATTGATATTGTTAATGAGGGAGTGCTCTATCAAAAACTTAAATTTAATATAAATGAGAAAAATCAGGTGTTACAAAAAATATATAATGAACCGCTGTTAAAATTTGAAGAAATATTTGAGAAATATCTTACATATGGGAGAAAAATCAAGAAATATCTTTGTGATGTAACATATCTTTTGTCAGAGGCGGTAGCAAATGGGAAAAATATACTGTTTGAAGGCGCACAGGGAACATTTCTTGATATAGATTTTGGAACATACCCCTTTGTAACATCGTCAAATTCATCTGCCGGAGGAGCCTGTACAGGTAGCGGAATAGGTCCGACAAAGATAGACAAAGTCATAGGGGTTGCAAAGGCGTATACAACAAGAGTTGGAGAAGGACCTTTTCCGACAGAATTTACGGAAGATATGATGGCAAAGGTAAGGTCAAGAGGAAAAGAATTCGGGGCAACGACAGGTCGCCCAAGAAGATGCGGATGGTTTGATGCAGTAATTGTCCGATACTCTGCACTGGTAAACGGTCTTGATAGTATTGCAATTACAAAACTTGATGTTCTTGATACACAGGAAAATATAAGGATATGCACAGGTTACATGTATAATGGAAAGGTTTATGAAGAATATCCTTCTGATATAGAGATACTACAAAATTGCCAGCCTCTCTATGAGGACCATTCCGGATGGCAGGAGGACACCACCCATATCACATCATATGACGAACTTCCTCTGAATGCAAGAAAGTACCTGCGAAGACTTTCAGAACTTGTTAAAACTCCGATTGCAATAATTACCGTTGGTCCTGAAAGAGGGCAGACAATAGTTTCAACAGGGAAATAG
- a CDS encoding branched chain amino acid aminotransferase — MEKENSKIWVDGRFINWKDANVHILTHAIHYGSSVFEGCRCYKTQKGPAIFRLKSHIDRLYDSAKIYRMEIPYTKKQFCTIIVDTVKINGFKECYIRPVVFRGYGAMGVNPLNNPLVCAIACWEWGAYFGEEATQKGVSVCVSSWRRAAPDTFPSLAKAGGNYLNSQLIKMEALRYGFDEGIALDTQGYVSEASGGNIFIVKSGVIFTPPTSSSILAGITRHTVFILARELGIRIEQHMIPREALYIADEVFFTGTAVEVTPVSSIDNINIKSSIKGSITEKVQAAYLDYVGGNVEDKHNWLTYVE, encoded by the coding sequence ATGGAAAAAGAAAACAGTAAAATCTGGGTAGATGGTAGGTTTATTAACTGGAAAGATGCAAATGTTCATATACTTACACATGCTATACATTATGGCTCTTCCGTATTTGAAGGTTGCAGGTGTTATAAAACACAAAAAGGGCCTGCCATATTCAGGCTTAAATCACATATAGACAGACTCTATGACTCTGCAAAGATATACAGGATGGAAATTCCGTACACAAAGAAACAGTTCTGCACAATTATTGTTGATACTGTAAAGATAAATGGATTTAAAGAATGTTATATAAGGCCTGTTGTATTCAGAGGATATGGAGCGATGGGTGTCAATCCTTTGAATAATCCTCTTGTGTGTGCTATTGCCTGCTGGGAATGGGGTGCATATTTTGGAGAAGAAGCAACACAAAAAGGAGTAAGTGTATGCGTATCCTCATGGAGAAGAGCGGCACCTGACACATTTCCGTCTCTTGCAAAGGCTGGTGGCAATTATTTGAATTCACAACTTATAAAAATGGAAGCACTAAGATATGGATTTGATGAAGGAATAGCGCTGGATACGCAGGGTTATGTGTCTGAAGCATCGGGAGGGAATATATTTATTGTAAAATCAGGTGTTATTTTTACACCTCCTACAAGTTCATCCATACTTGCTGGTATAACAAGACATACTGTTTTTATACTTGCAAGAGAATTAGGAATAAGAATAGAACAGCATATGATACCGAGAGAGGCACTGTATATTGCAGATGAGGTTTTCTTTACCGGAACAGCAGTAGAGGTTACACCTGTTTCAAGCATAGATAATATCAATATAAAAAGCAGTATAAAAGGATCTATTACAGAAAAAGTTCAGGCAGCATACCTTGACTATGTAGGGGGCAATGTTGAAGATAAACATAATTGGCTAACATATGTGGAATAA
- a CDS encoding tryptophan synthase subunit beta — MKLPDKKGHFGQFGGRFVPETLMFALDELETAYTKAKKDTEFQKELKWYLENYAGRPTPLYYAKHLSHVLRGPKIYLKREDLCHMGAHKINNTLGQILLAKKIGKQRIIAETGAGQHGVATATASSLFGLKCEIYMGEEDIERQRLNVFRMQLLGAKVNPVYMGSKTLKDAMNEAMRDWVTNVRNTHYVIGSVAGPHPFPMMVRDFQSVIGKEAKKQILKCEGKLPDCLIACVGGGSNSMGLFYPFIKDKNVKLIGVEAAGFGIKTGRHAATLCYGKIGILHGSKSYILQDKNGQISIAHSISAGLDYPGVGPEHSYLKQTGRAKYFTITDAEALSGFHFLSEVEGIIPALEPAHAVAYVRKNARALKDKIIIICLSGRGDKDVEQVFKKQEAVDSR, encoded by the coding sequence ATGAAATTACCGGATAAAAAAGGACATTTTGGTCAGTTCGGCGGCAGGTTTGTTCCTGAGACATTGATGTTTGCTCTTGATGAACTTGAAACAGCATACACAAAGGCAAAGAAAGACACTGAATTTCAGAAAGAACTGAAGTGGTATCTGGAAAATTATGCCGGAAGACCCACACCGCTTTATTATGCAAAACATCTTTCTCATGTTTTAAGAGGGCCAAAGATATATCTTAAAAGAGAAGATTTGTGCCATATGGGTGCTCATAAGATAAATAATACTCTGGGTCAAATTTTACTTGCAAAAAAAATAGGAAAGCAAAGGATCATTGCAGAAACCGGCGCCGGCCAGCATGGAGTTGCAACTGCCACAGCCTCTTCTTTATTTGGTCTTAAGTGTGAGATATATATGGGGGAAGAGGACATTGAAAGACAGAGGTTGAATGTGTTCAGGATGCAGCTTCTTGGTGCAAAGGTAAATCCCGTATATATGGGTTCAAAGACACTAAAAGATGCAATGAACGAGGCTATGAGGGATTGGGTAACCAATGTAAGAAACACACATTATGTGATAGGTTCTGTTGCAGGTCCACATCCTTTTCCAATGATGGTAAGAGATTTTCAATCTGTTATTGGAAAAGAGGCAAAAAAACAGATATTAAAATGTGAAGGAAAACTTCCTGATTGTTTGATTGCCTGTGTTGGCGGCGGTTCAAATTCAATGGGGCTCTTTTATCCGTTTATAAAAGATAAAAATGTTAAACTTATAGGTGTTGAAGCAGCAGGTTTTGGCATAAAAACAGGCAGGCATGCTGCAACACTTTGTTATGGAAAAATAGGAATACTCCACGGTAGCAAGAGTTATATTCTACAGGATAAAAATGGTCAGATAAGCATTGCACATTCAATATCTGCCGGGCTTGATTATCCCGGTGTTGGTCCTGAACATTCATATCTAAAACAAACGGGAAGAGCAAAATATTTTACAATCACAGATGCAGAAGCACTCAGCGGATTCCATTTCCTTTCAGAAGTAGAGGGCATCATACCTGCCCTTGAACCTGCACATGCTGTTGCATATGTTAGAAAAAATGCCAGAGCCTTGAAAGATAAAATAATTATTATCTGCCTGTCAGGCAGAGGAGATAAAGATGTTGAACAGGTATTTAAAAAACAGGAGGCAGTAGATAGTAGATAG
- a CDS encoding phosphate--acyl-ACP acyltransferase, giving the protein MRIALDTMGGDKAPYAMVEGAVLATQKMDIKVVLVGNEKPINKELSRHRYDLKKVEVCNATEIIEMHEPAAMSVRKKRDSSINVMVQLAKKNMVDAIISAGNTGAVVCSATLGLRMLEGIERPGIAIILPTLQGPCMLIDAGANIVPKPTHLLQYGIMGDLYLKEILKINSPRIGLLNVGEEECKGTTFIKDTYKLLENSELNFSGNVEGRDIFSGNYECIICDGFVGNVVLKISESLAEAIEILLRRHMRKGIMTTMGALLSRSALAALKKEVDYSEYGGAPLLGIDGCCIISHGRSSPKAIFNAIRVAKEYAYQNVNKHIVEVMKKMAVKQDT; this is encoded by the coding sequence ATGAGGATTGCACTTGATACAATGGGGGGAGATAAGGCTCCCTATGCAATGGTTGAGGGGGCTGTTCTTGCAACCCAGAAGATGGATATAAAAGTTGTTCTTGTCGGGAATGAGAAGCCTATTAATAAAGAACTTTCAAGACATCGTTATGACCTTAAAAAAGTAGAGGTCTGTAATGCAACAGAGATAATAGAAATGCATGAACCGGCGGCAATGAGCGTGAGAAAAAAAAGAGATTCTTCAATAAATGTGATGGTTCAACTTGCAAAAAAAAATATGGTGGATGCCATAATCTCTGCTGGCAATACAGGGGCTGTTGTTTGTTCTGCAACATTAGGATTAAGGATGTTAGAAGGGATTGAAAGGCCCGGCATTGCAATAATTCTTCCAACCCTGCAGGGTCCGTGTATGCTTATTGATGCTGGTGCAAACATTGTTCCAAAACCTACACATTTATTGCAGTATGGAATAATGGGGGATTTATACCTGAAAGAAATACTAAAAATAAACAGTCCAAGGATAGGGCTTCTGAATGTGGGTGAGGAAGAATGCAAGGGAACTACATTTATAAAAGATACATATAAACTTCTTGAAAACAGCGAACTTAATTTTTCTGGCAATGTTGAGGGAAGGGACATATTTTCCGGGAATTATGAATGTATTATTTGTGATGGGTTTGTGGGGAATGTTGTGCTGAAAATATCTGAAAGCCTTGCTGAGGCAATAGAAATACTTCTTAGAAGACATATGAGAAAGGGGATAATGACAACAATGGGCGCATTGTTAAGTAGATCCGCCCTTGCTGCACTTAAAAAAGAAGTTGACTATTCAGAATATGGAGGAGCACCTCTTCTGGGAATAGATGGATGTTGCATCATAAGCCATGGCAGGTCAAGTCCAAAGGCAATATTCAATGCCATCAGGGTTGCAAAAGAATATGCTTATCAAAATGTGAACAAGCATATTGTAGAAGTAATGAAAAAAATGGCAGTCAAGCAGGATACTTAA
- a CDS encoding 50S ribosomal protein L32 yields MALPKRRHSQARRDKSRTHQRVSGLPSTDCPQCGAIRLTHRVCSSCGYYRGRQMVIVKSKKEKK; encoded by the coding sequence ATGGCTTTACCTAAAAGGCGACACTCACAGGCAAGAAGAGATAAATCAAGAACACACCAGAGGGTGTCAGGATTGCCTTCTACAGATTGTCCTCAGTGCGGGGCAATCCGTCTTACACATCGTGTTTGTTCTTCTTGCGGATATTACAGGGGAAGACAGATGGTTATTGTAAAGAGCAAAAAAGAGAAGAAATAA
- a CDS encoding pantetheine-phosphate adenylyltransferase, whose amino-acid sequence MKNIVIYPGTFDPITYGHIDVIKRVCSMFDRVIVGVGENPDKKSLFSLDERIEIVQIVVKDISNIKVEGFKGLVIDFAKKKKAKIIVRGLRVFSDFEYELQMSLTNRNLAPDIETVCIMPDEKYFYISSRLINQVASLGGDISKFVPPFVEKRLREKFLKLTAGR is encoded by the coding sequence ATGAAAAATATTGTTATATACCCTGGGACATTTGATCCTATTACCTACGGACATATAGATGTAATTAAAAGGGTTTGTTCTATGTTTGACAGGGTTATTGTCGGTGTCGGGGAAAATCCTGATAAAAAGTCTTTATTTTCACTTGATGAAAGGATTGAGATTGTCCAAATTGTGGTTAAAGACATATCAAATATAAAAGTAGAAGGATTTAAGGGGCTTGTTATTGATTTCGCAAAAAAGAAAAAAGCAAAGATTATTGTCCGAGGATTAAGGGTTTTTTCGGATTTTGAATATGAACTCCAGATGTCTCTTACAAACAGAAACCTTGCACCTGATATTGAAACAGTTTGTATTATGCCGGATGAAAAATATTTTTATATTTCTTCACGGCTTATAAATCAGGTTGCATCGCTTGGCGGGGATATTTCAAAGTTTGTTCCTCCGTTTGTTGAAAAAAGACTAAGAGAAAAATTTCTTAAACTTACAGCGGGCAGATGA